The DNA sequence TACACTTTAGGCCAATCCTTTCCCATCCTTTTACAAAGAAGGGAGTCTTGTTTCTCGATGAGTAttttgcatctgctgctgctgctgctgctaagtcgcttcagtcgtgttcgactctgtgtgaccccagagacagcagcccaccaggctcccccgtccctggattctccaggcaagattttGCATCTAGTAGGTGCTGATTAAATGTCAGATGAGTGAGTAAATGGAATAACAGTGAATGAGCGTTAAGGAGGTTTTTGCTTCAGGGAGGAGTAGGGGTCAGGGAGCAAAAGCCCCAGACAGCCAGGCACCATGACGGTCTCCAGGCAGCAAGGGGGCGGGCCTCCACTGTCGCTTTGAATTTTAATGTGTGGAGCAGATGGTTGGTATAGACGGCCCTTGTTTCTACCCAGGAGTCTGGCATTATTGCAAGTTGCCAACCTATTTGGAGGATAGTTTTGAGCCTGTAGGTGTATCACTGagttctgttttacacatgggtTTATCTGGCAGTTCACAGTGAGGTGAATGCAAGACCCTAAGATTTTAGGCAGCAGCCTATCATTTTTCTAGGCCAAGTCCGAGTCAGCAGACCAGGGTGAATATTCTGGGCCAACTGCATCTGGCTGGCTATCTATGCAACCCTTTAGTCATTAAATAGTGACTATCGATACAGCCTAGTGAAGGTAGATGTTTTGTCCCTCAGAAGCCCCACAGCTGGAGAGGCAGCAATTAGTCTTCCCATCCCATCTCAGGTCAACGCACTCTCAACCACAACCAATCAGAAGCAACCCCTCCAACCGTACTTGGAGGCATTTCCTTACAGTGGGCTGAGCTGGGAGGCAGGTTGAAGAGCAATCCTGTGCTTCCGGCAGAGTTGCCATCCTCCCACGAGGCAGATTCCTGAGGATGGGTTAGGCATCTCTCTGGCTGGAGGAGACTTAGGAGGGGCTCATACTTCCCCTCAGGCTGGGGCTCTGGAACCAAGTGCCCAGTGGAAAAAGCATGAGGGTAGCCAGGCTCTGGGAAGCTGGGACTGGCAAGGGAGGAGAAATGCCACAGCTCGCCAGGCTGAACGGAGGGGCCCCCAGTCAGGGACAGTGGGTATTGATCCATAGGCATTAGACCAGATCCATTCAAGCTGCAGCTGGCGGCGCCATTTGCAAAAGATACTTCCGGCTGTGGCTTTGTCCACGGAGCAGAGAAACGCCACTGATTTGGAGGCATGTCACTATCTGGGAAGGAAAGATTTAGAAGACagatttgtttattgttttcaaaatggaattagctttttttatggttaacacaggggcttcccaggtggctcagttgtaaagaatccatctgccaatgcaggagattcaggagatgccagtttgatagatctctgggttgggaagtcccctgaaggaggaaatggcaacccactccagtattcttgcctgaaaaatcccatggacttacagtccaaagggttgcaaagagtcagacatgactgagccactgagcatgcacatacctACTATGTATGGTTAATTGAATGTATTTTTTACTGTGAAAAATGtacagaaggttaaaaaaaatcactctaaGCATAATATCAGAGACTATCAGTGTCTATCTTTAGGTGTACTTCTTTCCAGGATATTtctatatatgtacacattgtTTGCTCTCATGTTATTAAAATATCACAAACTTCCTGCTATAGCAACACACAGAACCAACAGCAGCTTTTCAAATCACTGCATGGCATGCCATCAGAAGGTAGTAACATGACTACCAAACACAATAGTTGGGCAGCTCAGTTATTCCATTTTTTCAATTAACAACATTGGGATAAGCATCTTCATATATACCTCTCTATATACTTGTCCAACTAGCCCCTCAAGGAAACTTTTCTAGAAGTAGAATTACTTGATTAAAGGTGATTTATGTTGTTTGTTGCCATtgtttgacttttattttatagctggtGTTTTGAATACACTGAAGAGAAGAACCCTCCATAAAGTTTTGTGAAGCCTTTCCTCTTCAATGTATTCCAAACACTGGTTTGCCGGTATCATACAAGTATGGGGTTGAAATCTCATTTTCAAGAAAGGTCTGTGCCATGGGGATGTTAAGAGACTGGACCAAGTTAGCAAAGCAGATTAGCCAAGTAGAGATCGGAGCTGGAGGGGGTCAGTGATGGGTAGGAAAGTGGTTGcttcatgtgctcagtcatgtctgactctttgtgactctgtggactgtggcccaccaggctcctctatccatggggattctccaggcaagaatactggagtggttttgccatgccctcctccaggggatcttcccaacccaggaatcgaacccaggtttcccacattgcaggctgattctttaccatctgagccaccagggaagcccagtttcttGGAATTCTTCCTATAAAAGCAAAATGTTCAAGGTCAAGTGGTGACTCAGGTTCTTCTTGTAAAATTCTTGTGGACTAGCTAATGGGAATGGAGTCTCCTGTGGTCTCAGAGACACTATTCAAACTGTGCCTCGAACAGCAGCTGAATTGGAGTTCTCAAAGAGTCTTGGGCAGCTTGACATGGACGGATGTTTTCCCCATTCTCAACACCCACTCAGACAAGAAGGGAGGCGGGAGAGAGCCCTGGCAGATGGTGCTTAAAGCCTGGAGGTTCTCATCTATCCAAGATAATGAAGGGGGCCTGGATGTGGAGATAAAGGGAGACTGGAGGGCTGGAGAGGCTGTCTGGCCCCCTTCCCTTCCTCGTGCACCTCACCCAGCACTCCTGAATGTTCAGTTTGCCTAGATCTTTTCTGATAGGTCTGCCCAGTGATGCTGGAGTGTCTCACCCACCAGCACAGCTTTTCACGTAATATAGATGGTAAGGGCAAAACAAGCCCTAACCTACATAGCACAGATATTCTGCTCAACTTCTCATATTGTTCATGAGCGATGGGCAACGGTTGGCTTCTTTTAATGAGGTCAAGGGCAATGAAACAATTAGCAAGATTTGTTCCTGAGGATGACTGCTACTTTTGAAAACTGATATCTGCTGGGTAGTAGCAATTGGAGGCAGTTATCTATGTGGGGTAGTAGCAATTCAGGGCCACTGTGTAGCACAAATAGAATGATTAAGCTGACTTAGGCTAATCACTGTTCCTGCTTCATATTGAATGAGGGTACTGCATGTCCTAAGCACAAATGAGAAACAATGTTTAGCCTCTGACAACTGGGCAGTTTCCATCTGAACTGGCCTTCCAGATCTCATACATAGGACCAAGGTTTGGAAGGCTTGAAATGTGGAAGGCAGGGCCCCAGCGTGTTTTGAATATTTCTTTAACTGCTTCCCTTCCAGAATTGTCTGACTGAAAGGTTAAGGGGAGTGGATGGATGTGCCTGTCCAAGGGCCCACTTGGTTGGTCACTGAGTGCACCAGAGCACAGTTTGGATGGGAGTATGTGGGAAGACATAGAGTTCCAATCCTGAATTCACAGTAACCCAACTGTAGGCCTTCGGGGGCCCAGAAAAGTCACCTTTCCAGGGCAGGCTTGGGTGTGGTGTCCCGTGGAATGGACACCCTGAACTTTGGTGGTCTCTTTCTCAGGCTTCTTGGACAAACTGCTCCAGTAACCACACCCATCTAGTCAGAGAACCACTGGACTGGCTCATGGTGACCGGTGAAAATAAGTGGCCCTGGTGACACTTCCTTAACCGAGTTCCCCCTCTTAGAGCCCCAGGCGAGACTCCACTGCCTTCTCAAACCCCAGCCTACATTAATGAATGGAGAGCAAGCAAGGAACACTTTGGGGACATTTAGGGAAGGCTAGGtttttcatattctatttttttccttcagatgtGAGTCCATACTAGGCAGTGTTTATGAAATATTAACCACCCTGTATCTTATGATGTCTTACAGTGGATGCAGctttagtcttttttaaaattgaaatataattggcttacaatattattttagtttcaggtatacaacagagTAACTCAGTATTTTTagagattatactccatttatagttattctaaaatattaactATAGTCCCTGAACTACACATTACATCCTTGTAACTTCTGTCCATAGTAgcttgtacttcttaatccccttCCCCTATTTTGCTCCTCCCTTCCCCGCCCCAGGCTGGATCTTTCTTTCAGTAGGAATACAAAAGGCTTCCAACCCCTGGACTCCTACTCTGAGCATCTAGCCCCTGCCTCTTTGTTCCATCCATGCCTCTAGCATTCACGAAACCCCTGGTTGTAAGACCAGGTCCTGTTCAGAGAGCACAAGTCCCCATTTCCTCCCTATCCCTTTAGGATGAAAATGTCAAGCTACTCTCCCACCTGTTAAGCAAACCCAGAGACATCACCCATGCCCACCCATAGATGCTTGAGAGCCCCAGAACCTTCTAGAAAGCACTTCTAGGCATCAAGGAGTTTGCTTCTACCCCAGAGGATCCTCCCTACACTCTGTCTTTGCATGGTGGCCCTGACACCCTGTCCCAGGCTGGCTTCTGGACACACCAACTTCAATGTCAACCCCTCAGAGAAGCTTCCCCTTAACAGCCAATGACACCGAGCACGTCCCTTCCCATGGATGGAAGGGGACAATCCATGTGAAAGGTTTAGCATGGTGCCCAGGACCTTATAGGCACTCAAGAAGTGAGAGCTGCTGCTGTggttaatattattaattattattttagtttagAAATGCAGCGTAGGCTCACATTCACGGGTTTCTCTCCTGGCTTGCAACACTCTACAGGATCAACCAGGAAAAAGCCAAATGGTAACGCAGGGGGCCTGAGGAAGTCTCTCTGCCCTCACTCATCAcagaagggagaggaggaaaggcCAGAGCCAAGGAGCCTGGGAAGCAGCGGTGCTGCAGGGCTGATATGGAGGATGGAGTAGATACTGGCTATAAAAGAGAGATTtccgggatttccctggtggtccagtggctaagacccgcgttcccaatgcaggggtccagggttccatccctggtcagggaactagatcccacatgccacaactaaagatcttgcctgctgcaacaaagatcaaagatctgtgtgtcaactaagacctggtggagccaaacaaataaaataaaaattaagggaGATTTCAGAAGCCTTTGCTCCGTGTGTCAATTCCCAGAAATAATCCATCAAAGGTGGGCAAGAAAGATTGTAAATCTAGAGGAGCTTTCATTTACTATGCACTTACTATAGCATTCTGGATGCATCTCAGGTGAGCTTCACAAGGGTccagatgagaaaatagagactCAAAGTGGTTAATGTAACTCGCCTAAGGCCACAGAACTGGCAGGTGGAGAGCTGGCTGAGTCTCAGCTTCATGCTTGGCCAGCTCTGCCTCCTATTATCTTCAGAATGCACCTACTCCCGCAGCTGGAAAGTTGGCAGATGAGCATAACGGGCATAACATTTCTGGCAGCAATTTATCAGCAGATATCAAAACCCTAAAATCTGACCGGACTTTTTGATGTAGTCATTCTACCCacaacaatatattttaagaatataatcaatgatGCATGCAAAAGTTGAGCTGCAAGGATATTCAATGTGATACTTACATATAGTGAAAGATTGgcaacaatctaaatgtccaaaaATTTCAACAGATTTGAAACAGCTATAAAAAAGGATACTCTTGAGGCATGAAATGATGTCTTAGTAGGATATGAAATGGCAGTAAAGATATATATGGTTTATTACCCGTTAAAAAGCCAAGTGACATTAGGTTGTAAAACTTAGTATGGGCGCCTAGATGTGCATGTGGTTTTGTGTCCTGAATGCTTCTCCTGTGTTTTGTAAAGTTTCAAAACTTAACACAGTATCTTTGTGATTAGAAAaagttagttttcctttttttccccccgaaaaaattagttttaaagtAAAAACTTAAGAACCCACTTGACTCAGTGAACCTGAGTCACAGCTGTGAAAGGCCAGTGCATAACTGCCTGGTTGCCTTCCAtctatctttccttccttccttctttgtccCCTGCCTCCACCTTTAATATAAATGCTGCTTTACGATGAAGTGGAAGCCGAGAACcctcttaacacacacacacacatcttgccCCATGAAGTTCCCAACTTTGGCCTGACCAATGTGCACACACTGACATTCCCCTCTCTGCCATTTTGGCTGGTGGCACTTGTCTCCGATGTActccagaaacaaagaaaatattatttgtattagCTGGGGTTGAAATAACactagagacagagagacagctTGTGGGGGACAGCTCTGTTTCAGGGcatcccgtgtgtgtgtgttggggggagagTTTCCTATTCAGTCTCACTCCCTCCTTCACAACCACCTGTCTAGGTCCTTTGCTGATTAGCCAGGTTCCCTTTCCCAACTAAAAATGGAGATGAAATACAGAACATGTGCTTGTATTTTGAAAATGGCTAAGAGTTCTTTGGGTTGTATGTAGCtcgtcaggctcccctgttcgtgggattttccaggtaagaatactggagtgggttgacatttccccctccaagggatctttctgacccagggaccgaacccagatctcctgccttggcaggtggattctttcccactgagccacctggaaagcccagtaaGAGCTCAGTATCTAGAATCGAATGATCTGGTTATGAACAGCTGCCCCTTATGAGCTGTGGGATCTTGAACAAGTCACTtgattctctgagcttcagttttcttatcaggAAATGGGCAAGGTGAGAGTTAACCAAAAGGTTACTGTGAAGATTCACTAAGATAATTCATGTGCCAGCCCCTGGGAAAGGGCCTGGAACATaggaagcactcaataaatgttggccaTTAGAAACATTATTAGTGAGAGTGCTAATGGGCAACAGTGTGGATGACCTAGAGATTGtcttactgagtgaagtaagccagagaaagacaaatatcattatgatattgcttatatgtggaaactaaaaagaacttatttataaaacacagactcacagacacagaaaacaaagttatagttaccaaagggggaagagggaatataaattatgagtttgggattaacagatacactctcacagggaactatattcagtatcttggaAGAATCtggaagggaaaagaatctaaaaagaatagatacatattatatatttacgtataactgaatcattttgctgtacacctgaaactaactcaacactgtaaatcaactatacttcaatttttaaaattgaaaaaataaatacaaaagaaagaaacccagCATTTCTTCCCCAACCCCACTGGATtctggaggagaggagaggagagactgGCTATAAAAGACCTCAGAGGGCTCAGGCTGTACGAATACCTTCTCTCAGCAGCCCTTGAGTGAAGGGAGCCAGCCCTGCGGCTGGGCTCGTGGCTGGGACAGGAAGAATACAGGGTGGGTTGTGCACCAAGACAAGCCCCCAGAAATGGACATTTATGAAGCTTCTCCAAGTTACCTACTCTGAAATCACCCATGTCCttttaaaagggaaataattCAGCTACTTTCAGCATGTGTTTTCTTTCCTACCAATAGGGCCAGTATAAATTATacctaagtaaaaaaaaaaacaacttggatTTGAAAAAAGCAGCCAGGAAATTCAATGGCATTTCCTAGGCACATGGGCCTGTCAGAGCACCCTGGGTGAGCCCGCCATGGGAGCCCATGAATGGGAGCCTGTTCTCAGCTTAGCCGGGGCCTCGCTGAGGTCAGGCAGCCTGGGGCAGGCCTGCAGGGGCTTAGAGGATGCTAAGTGTCGGTGATGAAGAGCTAAGCTGCGTGCAGCTCATAGAACACCTCCAGTGAGAACCACTGGGGACACGTCTTCTTTCAGGGGACCCTCCCTGGAGGCAACAGAGCTTATGAGAAATTTGACTCCTAACTGTGATAAGAGAAGCCTTGAAGAAAAGAGGCTTTCTCCTTCATTTGTTCAGTCAGCTGGACAAACAGAAGCCTAACCCACAACACGTGCTGCAAGGGAGATCTCGTCACAGTCAGGGGATCTGTGAGACTATCACACGGAAATGTGACAACACAGAAGGTAGGTAGAGAAGAAAGCCGCCTCTGTTTGGCCAGAGAAGGCTGTCTTGGGCCAAGCTCCCTTGGTGGGCAGGGGCTTCATAGAATACAAAGTGAAGTCAGGAGAGTTAAGAAACAGGGCAGCGGCCACCCAGAAGCCAGTGGACAACTTGGAGGCTGAGGGGAGGGTCCTGCTGTCTTGCAATCCTGATGGTTTGAAGGTGGGCCCTCACATCCACTGTAGACATTCAAAAAACCTGCCTCGAGCCTTTACACACCACAAATATTAACTACCACCTACATGGCACTTACTACGTGCCACTTGACATGAGTAATCTCACTGATTCCTCCTTTAGTTCAATGATactcagttttacagatgaggaaacgggcCCAGAGAGATGAAGTGATATGCCCGAGGTCCCATGGTTAAACAACAGTAAAGCTGACCCGGCCCCAGGGTGCCTGGGTCTA is a window from the Bos taurus isolate L1 Dominette 01449 registration number 42190680 breed Hereford unplaced genomic scaffold, ARS-UCD2.0 Super-Scaffold_1723_ScbfJmS_2085, whole genome shotgun sequence genome containing:
- the VGLL1 gene encoding transcription cofactor vestigial-like protein 1 → MEDVTKTTVHTQSPIKTEWNSRCVLFTYFQGDISSVVDEHFSRALGNVKSPQGQNPSSPSGDVLLRNDSDMPPNQWRFSAPWTKPQPEVSFANGAASCSLNGSGLMPMDQYPLSLTGGPSVQPGELWHFSSLASPSFPEPGYPHAFSTGHLVPEPQPEGKYEPLLSLLQPERCLTHPQESASWEDGNSAGSTGLLFNLPPSSAHFKKIYFPPDGGPAGASFAVERSQSPERRRDLFFY